A section of the Terriglobia bacterium genome encodes:
- the moeB gene encoding molybdopterin-synthase adenylyltransferase MoeB, with protein MAIAVENTVTLSNEEVLRYSRHLIMPEVGMEGQLKLKTAKVLTVGAGGLGSPLAMYLAAAGVGTIGIVDFDVVDFTNLQRQIIHGTSDVGRKKLDSAAETLKEINPFVEVRKFETRLSSDNALAIFREFDIVVDGTDNFPTRYLINDACVLTGKPNVYGSIFRFEGQASVLATPQGPCYRCWYPEPPPPGLVPSCAEGGVLGILPGLVGVIQATETIKLILGKGDPLIGRVLLVDALGMRFRELKLRKNPECPICGPNRTITKLIDYQQFCGIRGEDAPVSTTVPEMTVEELKRRLNAKEDLFVLDVREPHEYQICNIQGHLIPLGDLPKRVHELDSSREIVAHCRSGVRSAKAVDFLRQAGFKKVKNLQGGILAWADKIDPKMPKY; from the coding sequence ATGGCTATCGCAGTTGAAAACACCGTTACGCTCTCGAACGAAGAGGTCCTGCGCTACTCGCGCCACCTGATCATGCCCGAGGTGGGCATGGAAGGGCAGCTCAAGCTCAAGACCGCGAAGGTGCTGACCGTGGGCGCAGGCGGGCTGGGCTCGCCGCTGGCGATGTACCTGGCCGCCGCCGGCGTGGGCACCATCGGCATCGTGGATTTCGACGTCGTGGACTTCACCAATCTCCAGCGCCAGATCATCCACGGCACCAGCGACGTGGGTCGCAAGAAGCTCGACTCCGCCGCCGAGACGCTCAAAGAGATCAATCCCTTCGTCGAAGTGCGCAAGTTTGAGACGCGCCTGTCCAGCGACAACGCGCTCGCCATCTTCCGCGAGTTCGACATCGTGGTGGACGGCACCGACAATTTCCCCACGCGCTACCTCATCAACGACGCCTGCGTGCTCACCGGCAAGCCCAACGTCTACGGCTCCATCTTCCGCTTCGAGGGACAGGCCAGCGTGCTGGCCACTCCCCAAGGCCCGTGCTACCGCTGCTGGTATCCCGAGCCTCCGCCGCCTGGGCTGGTCCCGTCTTGCGCCGAGGGTGGCGTGCTCGGCATCCTGCCGGGGCTGGTGGGAGTGATCCAGGCGACCGAGACCATCAAGCTCATCCTCGGCAAGGGGGACCCGCTGATCGGCCGCGTGCTGCTGGTGGATGCGCTGGGCATGCGCTTCCGCGAGCTCAAGCTGCGCAAGAACCCCGAGTGCCCCATCTGCGGCCCCAACCGCACCATCACTAAGCTGATCGACTACCAGCAGTTCTGCGGCATCCGCGGAGAGGACGCGCCGGTCTCCACCACCGTGCCCGAGATGACCGTCGAAGAATTGAAGCGCCGCCTGAACGCCAAGGAAGATCTCTTCGTGCTCGACGTGCGCGAGCCGCACGAATATCAGATCTGCAACATCCAGGGCCACCTGATCCCGCTGGGCGACCTGCCCAAGCGCGTGCACGAGCTGGATTCGAGCCGCGAGATCGTCGCCCATTGCCGCTCCGGCGTGCGCAGCGCTAAGGCCGTGGACTTCCTCCGCCAGGCCGGCTTCAAGAAAGTGAAGAACCTGCAAGGCGGGATCCTCGCCTGGGCCGACAAGATCGACCCCAAGATGCCCAAGTACTGA
- a CDS encoding protein kinase has protein sequence MAIPSPTSPQSIGRYEILGELGKGAMGVVYKARDPNIGRLVALKTMRLDVHGMEAEEMLLRFKNEARAAGVLNHSNIVTIYDAGEHEGLFYIAMEFIEGVTLQKVLNAESMLPIEQVLDLSRQICAGLDYAHSHRIIHRDVKPANIMIEPDGRVKIMDFGIAKAEGAHLTSAGQVLGTPNYMSPEQVKGRPLDGRSDLWSFGVLLYEMVTGEKPFTGQNVTTIIYKIVNENPIPPKELDSSIHPGLSAVIQRALAKHPDQRYQKGADLVHHLVNYKSIGVETAALPADAGAAHVPKAAPAAAPAVSAPAKPAAAPASAAAPAKPAPAVAPPAAPKTPPATAAPALAKTVPKPPAPQAAPPKPVPKPPAPQAAPPKSVPKPPAPQAAPPKPAPVPAAKAAPPKPAAPPAASDAEDTLVAGSQEAPKIATAVASAKAAIPKLSANQWLLVAAGVLAVVMLVVAFGVYSSEKSKPSAPATTAEPGTQTPQGTQSPAPTPSAEPASGSPAEQPGEPGRPAAKTKSQTPAKSLTAAATPAPVPAQPAAAAPINGTLRLISNPAGAKVEIDGWSEPTWLTPFNSPNLSTGQHKVVFTKAGYATETRMVEVTGGNQSVVNAALRTAVAPSRIEVISDPAGAAIVIDGKETGKHTPATLDVSKGEHAVVLRKLGYRDVAVAAKVGEGETFHVSQVLKSGTGGASPFGKIFGGGIPEGMGALQVKTKPKGATVKVNGETAPKTTPFKLPVDPGAYKVVVSMDGYQASSQSVTVEKGKTATVDVELKK, from the coding sequence ATGGCCATTCCGTCACCAACGTCGCCGCAGAGCATTGGCCGGTACGAGATCCTGGGTGAGCTGGGCAAGGGCGCCATGGGGGTCGTGTACAAGGCACGCGACCCCAACATCGGACGCCTGGTGGCGCTCAAGACCATGCGCCTGGACGTCCACGGCATGGAAGCGGAAGAGATGCTGCTCCGCTTCAAGAACGAGGCTCGTGCCGCCGGCGTCCTCAATCACTCCAACATCGTCACCATTTACGACGCCGGTGAACACGAAGGCCTGTTCTACATCGCCATGGAGTTCATCGAGGGCGTCACCCTGCAAAAGGTTCTGAACGCGGAGTCGATGCTGCCCATCGAGCAAGTGCTCGATCTTTCGCGCCAGATCTGCGCCGGTCTGGACTATGCCCACTCCCATCGCATCATCCACCGCGACGTGAAGCCGGCCAACATCATGATCGAGCCCGACGGTCGGGTGAAGATCATGGATTTTGGTATCGCCAAGGCTGAGGGCGCCCATCTCACCTCTGCCGGCCAGGTATTGGGGACTCCCAACTACATGTCGCCAGAGCAGGTGAAAGGCCGCCCACTCGACGGCCGTTCCGACCTGTGGAGTTTCGGTGTGCTCCTCTACGAGATGGTCACCGGCGAGAAGCCCTTCACCGGGCAGAACGTGACCACGATCATCTACAAGATCGTGAACGAGAATCCGATTCCTCCGAAGGAACTGGATTCCAGCATCCATCCCGGCCTCAGCGCCGTCATCCAGCGGGCGCTAGCCAAGCACCCGGACCAGAGATATCAGAAGGGCGCCGACCTGGTTCACCACCTGGTCAACTACAAGAGCATCGGGGTGGAGACCGCTGCGCTGCCGGCCGACGCGGGCGCCGCACACGTTCCCAAGGCTGCGCCTGCCGCAGCGCCTGCGGTATCCGCGCCGGCCAAACCTGCTGCCGCACCTGCATCGGCGGCAGCGCCGGCAAAGCCGGCACCCGCCGTGGCGCCGCCGGCCGCGCCCAAGACGCCGCCCGCCACTGCCGCCCCCGCGCTGGCCAAGACCGTGCCCAAGCCACCCGCGCCGCAAGCAGCACCGCCGAAGCCCGTGCCCAAGCCACCCGCGCCGCAAGCCGCGCCGCCGAAGTCCGTGCCCAAGCCGCCCGCGCCGCAAGCCGCGCCGCCGAAGCCCGCGCCGGTTCCGGCAGCCAAAGCCGCGCCACCCAAACCGGCGGCGCCACCAGCGGCATCCGATGCCGAGGACACGCTGGTCGCCGGATCACAGGAAGCGCCCAAGATCGCGACTGCTGTCGCCAGCGCCAAAGCGGCGATACCCAAACTTTCGGCCAACCAGTGGCTGCTGGTGGCGGCGGGCGTGCTGGCAGTAGTGATGCTGGTTGTAGCCTTCGGCGTCTATAGCAGCGAAAAATCCAAGCCGTCCGCGCCGGCGACCACGGCCGAGCCGGGGACGCAGACTCCGCAAGGGACGCAAAGCCCCGCGCCCACCCCCTCGGCCGAGCCGGCGAGCGGATCACCGGCCGAGCAGCCTGGGGAGCCGGGCAGGCCCGCCGCCAAAACGAAATCGCAGACGCCCGCCAAATCGTTGACCGCGGCCGCAACTCCGGCCCCCGTGCCGGCACAGCCCGCGGCGGCGGCTCCCATCAATGGGACGCTGCGCCTGATCTCGAATCCTGCGGGCGCCAAAGTGGAGATCGACGGCTGGTCGGAGCCCACCTGGCTCACCCCCTTCAACTCGCCCAACCTGAGCACGGGGCAGCACAAAGTCGTGTTCACGAAGGCGGGGTACGCCACCGAGACGCGGATGGTGGAGGTCACCGGGGGGAACCAGTCGGTGGTGAACGCAGCGCTCCGGACCGCCGTAGCCCCATCGCGCATCGAGGTGATCAGCGATCCCGCGGGCGCGGCCATCGTCATCGACGGCAAGGAAACCGGCAAGCACACGCCTGCCACCCTGGACGTTTCCAAAGGCGAGCACGCGGTCGTACTGCGCAAGCTCGGCTACCGGGACGTGGCCGTGGCCGCCAAGGTGGGCGAAGGCGAAACCTTTCACGTCTCGCAAGTGCTGAAGAGCGGTACCGGCGGCGCCAGCCCGTTCGGGAAGATCTTCGGCGGCGGCATCCCCGAAGGCATGGGCGCGCTCCAGGTGAAGACCAAGCCGAAAGGCGCGACGGTGAAAGTGAACGGAGAAACCGCGCCTAAGACCACGCCCTTCAAGCTCCCCGTCGACCCCGGTGCCTACAAGGTCGTCGTCTCGATGGACGGCTACCAGGCATCCAGCCAGTCCGTGACCGTGGAGAAGGGAAAGACGGCGACGGTGGACGTCGAGCTGAAGAAATAG
- a CDS encoding APC family permease, producing MSTTTPNLKRPAVSVFVATTVMLTFISFWRAAAIVLSDLASSAYYAGGEAEQVIGKSAPWFILSVMLFSYAVRALYIESSSMFVRGGVYRVVKEAMGGTLAKFSVAALLFDYVLTGPISAVSAGQYLAGFVRDVGGYLGYKLEINDNHFAAVVAVIVIAYFWWKNIQGIHESSDKAMKIMKITTVMVVLLILWCLYTLAVKGAHLPPLPSHAAMKLDETSLGWLHGTWLSQLTLVMLLVGFGHSVLAMSGEETLAQVNREIESPKLKNLERTGLVIFIYSMVFTSLVSFFAVMIIPDTARSHFTENLIGGLSMYLSGPETMRLVFHGFVVLVGVLILSGAANTAIVGANGVLNRIAEDGVLTSWFQKPQRRYGTTFRLLNLIVGMQLAAIILSRGDVHLLAALYAFGVVWSFAFKALAVLVLRFTEPANREWKVPGNLHLFGQEIPFGLGLITVVLFLVAVANLFTKKEATIAGVGFSMVFFAMFAISERITHRRRLAQGGAAGMEQFRVSGEPELNSEALRVRPGNVLVTVRDPHNLSYLRDALHRTDTARRDVVVMTTRLYRGPAFSGSREYDAKDVFNEYEQELFSKVVSVAEKEGKPVSLLVVPGTSVFDSIMVTAQRLESSTVVCGQSNKLTADEQGKYTGDAWERLPEPRPRVTLEVAAPGGALRTYLLGPHTPRLRPEDIELLHKLWLEITRDPKFARLHHFDVLSLALRELEQEIDGPRREELLAMLREQMRRTGDAPPHESD from the coding sequence ATGTCCACCACCACTCCGAATCTGAAGCGGCCCGCCGTTTCGGTCTTCGTCGCCACCACGGTGATGCTGACCTTCATCTCCTTCTGGCGGGCCGCTGCCATCGTCCTCTCCGACCTGGCGTCCTCCGCGTATTACGCCGGTGGTGAAGCCGAGCAGGTCATCGGGAAGAGCGCGCCCTGGTTCATCCTGTCGGTGATGCTGTTCAGTTACGCCGTCCGCGCCCTGTATATCGAATCCAGCAGCATGTTCGTGCGCGGTGGCGTGTACCGCGTGGTGAAGGAAGCCATGGGCGGCACGCTGGCCAAGTTCTCCGTCGCCGCTCTGCTCTTCGACTACGTGCTGACCGGCCCCATCAGCGCCGTGTCGGCCGGGCAATACCTGGCCGGCTTCGTGCGCGACGTGGGCGGATATCTCGGCTACAAGCTCGAAATCAACGACAATCATTTCGCCGCCGTCGTGGCGGTGATCGTGATCGCCTATTTCTGGTGGAAGAACATCCAGGGCATCCACGAATCCAGCGACAAGGCGATGAAGATCATGAAGATCACGACCGTGATGGTCGTTCTCCTAATCCTCTGGTGCCTGTACACGCTGGCCGTCAAGGGCGCGCACCTGCCGCCGCTGCCCAGCCACGCCGCCATGAAGCTCGACGAGACGTCGCTCGGATGGCTGCATGGCACCTGGCTGAGCCAACTCACGCTGGTCATGCTGCTGGTCGGCTTCGGCCACTCCGTACTGGCGATGAGCGGCGAAGAGACCCTGGCGCAGGTGAATCGCGAGATCGAGAGTCCCAAGCTCAAGAACCTGGAACGCACCGGCCTGGTGATCTTCATCTACAGCATGGTGTTCACCTCTTTGGTCTCGTTCTTCGCGGTCATGATCATTCCGGACACCGCCCGCTCGCATTTCACCGAAAACCTCATCGGCGGGCTGTCCATGTATCTCTCCGGGCCGGAGACGATGCGGCTAGTCTTCCACGGATTCGTGGTGCTGGTGGGTGTGCTGATCCTTTCGGGAGCGGCCAACACGGCGATCGTCGGCGCTAACGGCGTACTGAACCGCATCGCCGAAGACGGCGTTCTGACCTCGTGGTTCCAGAAACCCCAGCGGCGGTATGGCACTACGTTTCGCCTGTTGAACCTCATCGTGGGGATGCAACTGGCGGCCATCATCCTCAGCCGCGGCGACGTGCACCTGCTGGCGGCGCTCTACGCGTTCGGCGTGGTGTGGAGCTTCGCCTTCAAGGCCCTTGCCGTGCTGGTGCTGCGATTCACTGAACCCGCCAACCGCGAATGGAAGGTGCCCGGGAATCTCCATCTTTTCGGACAGGAGATCCCGTTCGGCCTGGGCCTCATCACCGTCGTTCTCTTTCTCGTGGCTGTCGCCAACCTTTTCACCAAGAAGGAAGCGACCATTGCCGGCGTCGGCTTCAGCATGGTGTTCTTCGCCATGTTTGCCATCTCGGAGCGCATCACGCATCGCCGCCGCCTGGCCCAGGGCGGGGCCGCTGGTATGGAGCAGTTCCGCGTCTCCGGTGAGCCGGAGCTGAACTCCGAGGCTCTGCGCGTGCGGCCCGGCAACGTGCTGGTCACCGTCCGCGACCCGCACAACCTCAGCTACCTGCGCGACGCCCTGCATCGCACCGATACCGCACGCCGCGACGTCGTGGTCATGACCACGCGGCTGTACCGCGGACCCGCGTTCAGCGGCAGCCGCGAGTACGACGCCAAGGATGTTTTCAACGAGTACGAGCAGGAGCTGTTTTCGAAGGTGGTATCGGTCGCCGAAAAAGAGGGGAAGCCGGTGTCCCTGCTGGTCGTGCCCGGCACCAGCGTCTTCGACAGCATCATGGTCACGGCCCAGAGGCTGGAATCCTCCACCGTCGTCTGCGGGCAGTCGAACAAGCTGACCGCCGACGAGCAGGGCAAATACACCGGCGACGCCTGGGAACGTCTGCCGGAGCCCAGGCCGCGCGTCACCCTTGAAGTGGCGGCCCCCGGCGGTGCGCTCAGGACCTACCTGTTGGGGCCGCACACGCCGCGCTTGCGCCCGGAAGACATCGAGCTCCTGCACAAACTATGGCTGGAGATCACGCGCGACCCCAAATTCGCCCGGCTGCATCACTTCGACGTGCTCTCGCTTGCACTGCGTGAACTCGAGCAGGAGATCGACGGGCCGCGTCGCGAGGAGCTGCTGGCCATGCTCCGGGAGCAGATGCGTCGAACCGGCGACGCGCCGCCCCATGAATCGGATTAG
- a CDS encoding M67 family metallopeptidase: protein MLKIAHSCYHALRRHGEETYPHECCGVLLGTVDGDERTVLEVVRAGNTRLDSLHNRYNIDPRELVRIQRQARERELDIVGFYHSHPDHPARWSPTDFAEAHWIGCSYLITAVEKGVACQTNSFALLGDSEETKRFEDEKIEVEAEDRAVRAYQPSE from the coding sequence ATGTTAAAGATCGCCCATTCGTGTTATCACGCGCTGCGCCGCCACGGCGAGGAAACGTATCCGCACGAGTGCTGCGGGGTGCTGCTGGGCACGGTGGACGGCGACGAGCGCACCGTGCTGGAGGTCGTACGCGCGGGCAACACCCGCCTCGACTCGCTGCATAACCGCTACAATATCGACCCTCGGGAGCTGGTCCGCATCCAGCGCCAGGCGCGGGAGCGCGAACTGGACATCGTGGGGTTCTACCATTCGCATCCCGACCATCCCGCGCGCTGGTCGCCGACTGACTTCGCCGAGGCGCACTGGATCGGCTGCTCCTACCTGATCACGGCGGTGGAGAAGGGAGTCGCCTGCCAGACCAATTCCTTTGCGCTGCTCGGGGATTCCGAGGAGACCAAGCGCTTCGAGGACGAGAAGATCGAAGTGGAAGCCGAGGACCGTGCCGTCCGCGCCTATCAGCCCTCGGAGTGA
- a CDS encoding MoaD/ThiS family protein yields MKILIPTPLRQYADKQTAVEIGGNTVGEALGNLTSRYGDLRKHLYTDEGKLRAFVNVYLNDEDIRYLQKEQTPLKQGDTISIVPSIAGGASEICDL; encoded by the coding sequence ATGAAGATCCTGATCCCAACACCGCTCCGCCAGTACGCCGACAAGCAGACGGCTGTCGAGATCGGCGGAAACACGGTCGGCGAGGCCCTGGGCAACCTGACCTCGCGCTACGGCGACCTGCGCAAGCACCTCTACACCGACGAGGGAAAGCTGCGCGCCTTCGTCAACGTGTACCTGAACGACGAGGACATCCGCTATCTCCAGAAGGAGCAGACGCCGTTGAAGCAGGGCGACACCATCTCGATCGTGCCCTCGATAGCGGGAGGGGCAAGTGAAATTTGCGATTTGTAA
- the dps gene encoding DNA starvation/stationary phase protection protein Dps, translating into MAIAVRDATFPTSIDIPENKRQEIVRLLNARLADTLDLKTQAKQAHWNVKGREFFQLHELFDQIAAHLEAHSDIIAERATALGGVAMGTARMAAANSAIPEYDLDATKGEEHVRALVQRLAKLGANVRAAIDRADELGDKSTADVFTEISRELDKDLWFLEAHVQA; encoded by the coding sequence ATGGCTATCGCTGTTCGAGACGCTACTTTCCCCACTAGCATCGATATTCCGGAAAACAAGCGCCAGGAGATCGTCCGGCTGCTGAACGCGCGCCTGGCCGATACCCTCGACCTGAAGACCCAGGCCAAGCAGGCCCACTGGAACGTCAAAGGCCGCGAGTTCTTCCAATTGCATGAGCTGTTCGACCAGATCGCGGCCCATTTGGAGGCTCATTCCGACATCATCGCCGAGCGGGCGACCGCGCTAGGCGGCGTCGCGATGGGCACGGCGCGCATGGCGGCCGCTAACTCTGCCATCCCGGAGTACGACCTCGACGCCACCAAAGGCGAGGAGCACGTGCGCGCCCTGGTGCAGCGCCTGGCCAAATTGGGCGCGAACGTCCGCGCCGCCATCGACCGCGCCGACGAACTGGGTGACAAGTCAACGGCCGACGTGTTCACCGAGATCTCCCGCGAACTGGACAAGGACTTGTGGTTCCTTGAGGCGCACGTGCAGGCGTAG
- a CDS encoding glucose-6-phosphate isomerase (catalyzes the formation of D-fructose 6-phosphate from D-glucose 6-phosphate), with product MSTAVGADGLSSGDLDRSAALAALGAFRARVDSGEIGFPNLPDDRTTARAISEFADDMRGEVDDVVVVGIGGSALGSYALDVALRGPHPVQTRLGGRSNGKTREPRPRLAVLDNVDPGFIAAALERVDPKRAVACVIAKSGSTAETLSTFLIVREWMVNALGKRARSRIVAVTDAHKGDLLGIAKQEQYPLFFVPGNVGGRFSVFTPVGLLPAALIGLDIGKIMRGARDANQLAWSRDLEQNHALASALVHHGLNTKKRKTIEVVYAYSSFLWGAAFWYRQLWAESLGKRVDRKGAVVETGQTPVAALGVTDQHSQSQLYMEGPRDKMITFWEVAKPRADLRIPRDFKEYESCGYLGGKKMSQLFHAEMRATQAALTEAGRPNCRWTLPQVDEYTIGAFFQTLEFQTAFAGELYGVDAFDQPGVELSKKLTYGLLGRKGYEEFAKRVR from the coding sequence ATGAGCACGGCCGTCGGCGCCGACGGCCTGTCTTCCGGAGATCTTGACCGCTCTGCCGCCCTGGCGGCGCTCGGCGCCTTTCGCGCCCGCGTGGATTCGGGCGAGATCGGCTTCCCGAACCTGCCTGACGACCGCACCACCGCGCGTGCCATCTCGGAATTCGCCGATGACATGCGCGGCGAAGTCGATGACGTAGTGGTCGTCGGCATTGGCGGGTCGGCTCTCGGTTCCTACGCTCTCGACGTTGCGCTGCGCGGCCCGCATCCGGTGCAGACCCGCCTCGGCGGCCGATCCAACGGCAAGACGCGGGAGCCGCGTCCGCGGCTGGCGGTGCTGGACAACGTGGACCCGGGCTTCATCGCTGCGGCGCTGGAACGCGTGGATCCCAAGCGCGCGGTCGCGTGTGTGATCGCCAAGTCCGGCTCCACCGCCGAGACGCTCTCCACCTTCCTGATCGTTCGCGAGTGGATGGTCAACGCGCTGGGCAAGCGCGCTCGCTCCCGCATCGTGGCCGTGACCGACGCTCACAAAGGCGACCTGCTGGGCATCGCCAAGCAGGAGCAGTATCCGCTGTTCTTCGTTCCCGGCAACGTCGGCGGCCGCTTCAGCGTGTTCACTCCGGTCGGCCTGCTGCCCGCGGCGCTGATCGGCCTGGACATCGGCAAGATCATGCGCGGGGCCAGGGACGCGAACCAACTCGCTTGGTCGCGTGACCTGGAGCAGAACCACGCGCTGGCGTCTGCGCTCGTGCATCACGGACTCAATACGAAGAAAAGGAAAACGATCGAGGTCGTCTACGCTTACTCGTCGTTTCTGTGGGGCGCTGCCTTCTGGTACCGGCAGCTCTGGGCCGAAAGCCTGGGCAAGCGCGTGGACCGCAAGGGCGCGGTGGTGGAGACCGGACAGACGCCCGTGGCCGCACTGGGCGTCACCGACCAGCATTCCCAGTCGCAGCTCTATATGGAGGGCCCGCGCGACAAGATGATCACCTTCTGGGAGGTGGCGAAGCCGCGCGCCGACCTGCGCATTCCGCGTGATTTCAAAGAGTACGAGTCGTGCGGGTATCTGGGCGGCAAGAAGATGTCGCAGCTCTTCCACGCCGAGATGCGCGCCACTCAGGCCGCGCTCACCGAGGCTGGGCGGCCCAACTGCCGCTGGACCCTGCCCCAGGTCGATGAGTACACCATCGGAGCGTTTTTCCAGACGCTGGAGTTCCAGACCGCCTTCGCCGGCGAACTCTACGGCGTGGACGCCTTTGACCAGCCCGGGGTCGAGCTAAGCAAGAAGCTGACTTACGGCTTGCTGGGCCGCAAAGGGTACGAGGAGTTTGCGAAGAGAGTCAGATAG
- a CDS encoding cysteine synthase family protein, with protein sequence MVGNTPLLRLERIGRDLPGVEILAKAEWFNPGGSVKDRAASNIVREAERAGKLAKGKILLDSTSGNTGIAYAMIGAARGFGVTLCMPSNASQERKRILNAYGATIVFTDPGEGSDGAIRKAREMVAAQQDKYFYADQYSNDANWRAHYTGTAPEIWEQTQGRITHFVATLGTSGTFIGTSRRLKELNPKIRCISLQPDSAFHGLEGLKHMATAIVPKIYDPNLADRDLGVGTEESYAMVRRLAREEGLLAGISCGAALVGTLQVAKELAEKGERAVIVTVFPDAGDKYLSEDRVWKKE encoded by the coding sequence ATGGTCGGCAACACACCTCTGCTGCGGCTGGAACGTATCGGGCGCGACCTTCCCGGCGTAGAGATCCTGGCCAAGGCCGAGTGGTTCAATCCAGGCGGCTCGGTGAAAGACCGGGCAGCGTCGAACATCGTCCGCGAGGCCGAACGCGCGGGAAAGCTGGCCAAGGGGAAGATCCTGCTCGACTCCACCAGCGGCAATACCGGGATCGCCTACGCCATGATCGGCGCCGCCCGCGGGTTCGGGGTCACACTGTGCATGCCGTCGAATGCTTCACAGGAACGGAAACGGATCCTGAACGCGTATGGCGCGACCATCGTGTTCACCGACCCCGGCGAAGGCTCCGATGGCGCCATCCGCAAAGCGCGCGAGATGGTCGCCGCCCAGCAGGACAAGTATTTCTACGCCGACCAGTATTCGAACGACGCCAACTGGCGCGCCCACTACACCGGCACCGCGCCGGAGATCTGGGAGCAGACGCAAGGCCGCATCACCCATTTCGTCGCCACGCTGGGGACCAGCGGGACATTCATCGGCACATCGCGCCGGCTGAAAGAACTGAACCCGAAGATTCGGTGCATCTCGCTCCAGCCCGACTCGGCCTTCCACGGGCTCGAAGGCCTGAAGCACATGGCAACGGCCATCGTGCCTAAGATCTACGATCCAAACCTGGCCGACCGCGACCTGGGCGTGGGAACGGAAGAGAGCTACGCCATGGTCCGCCGCCTGGCGCGCGAAGAGGGCCTGCTGGCCGGCATCTCGTGCGGCGCAGCGCTGGTGGGCACGCTCCAGGTCGCGAAAGAACTTGCGGAGAAGGGCGAGCGCGCCGTCATCGTGACTGTGTTCCCCGATGCCGGCGACAAGTACCTGAGCGAAGACCGCGTGTGGAAGAAAGAATGA